In Sphingobacterium thalpophilum, a genomic segment contains:
- the tyrS gene encoding tyrosine--tRNA ligase, with protein sequence MSFVEELRWRGMLQDIMPGTEDLLNKEKVAGYIGFDPTGDSLHVGHLTQIMTLIHFQNAGHKPVALVGGATGMIGDPSFKSAERNLLDEATLQHNVACLKKQLGKFLEFGEGENDAQMVNNYDWFKDFKFLDFIRDIGKMITVNYMMSKDSVKKRLEGDNGLSFTEFTYQLIQGYDFYYLWKHHNCKVQMGGSDQWGNIVTGSEMIRRQDQGTAYAITTQLIKKADGQKFGKTESGAIWLDPKKTSPYKYYQFWLNTSDDDAKNWIKIFTLKPQEEIESIIAEHDAAPHLRLVQKALAKDITIRTHSEEAYETAIKTSEFLFGNGSLEFLKNLDHDAVLEVFEGIPQFQVAKADLAAGINILDLLAVQTQVFPSKGEARKMLQGGGVSINREKATDIEESITDNHLVNNKYIVAQRGKKNYYLIIAD encoded by the coding sequence ATGAGCTTTGTAGAAGAATTACGTTGGAGAGGCATGTTGCAAGATATTATGCCAGGCACTGAAGACTTACTGAATAAAGAAAAAGTCGCTGGTTATATCGGCTTTGATCCCACAGGCGACTCTCTACACGTAGGACACTTGACGCAAATCATGACGTTGATCCATTTCCAAAATGCAGGCCACAAACCAGTTGCCCTGGTTGGAGGAGCAACAGGCATGATCGGAGACCCTTCTTTCAAATCTGCAGAGCGTAACTTGTTGGACGAAGCTACCTTACAGCATAATGTAGCTTGTCTGAAAAAGCAGTTAGGCAAATTTCTTGAATTTGGAGAAGGGGAAAATGACGCCCAAATGGTTAATAATTACGACTGGTTTAAAGATTTTAAATTTTTGGATTTTATTCGTGATATCGGTAAAATGATTACCGTTAACTATATGATGTCAAAAGATTCTGTAAAAAAACGTCTGGAAGGCGACAATGGTCTCTCATTTACAGAGTTTACCTATCAATTGATTCAAGGATATGACTTCTACTATCTTTGGAAGCACCACAACTGTAAAGTTCAAATGGGCGGGTCGGACCAATGGGGTAACATCGTAACAGGAAGCGAAATGATCCGTCGCCAAGATCAGGGAACAGCCTATGCCATCACGACGCAATTAATCAAAAAAGCCGACGGCCAGAAATTTGGAAAGACCGAATCTGGTGCCATATGGTTAGATCCAAAGAAAACCTCTCCATATAAATACTACCAATTTTGGTTGAATACGTCAGATGATGATGCTAAAAACTGGATCAAAATTTTTACACTCAAACCTCAGGAAGAAATTGAGTCCATTATTGCAGAACATGATGCAGCGCCACACTTACGTTTAGTTCAAAAAGCACTGGCAAAAGATATCACCATTCGTACCCACTCCGAAGAAGCGTACGAAACTGCGATCAAAACTTCTGAATTTCTTTTTGGAAATGGCTCTTTAGAATTCTTAAAAAACTTAGATCACGACGCAGTTTTAGAGGTATTTGAAGGCATTCCGCAGTTTCAGGTCGCTAAAGCAGATCTCGCAGCAGGTATCAATATTCTTGATTTACTAGCTGTTCAGACACAGGTATTCCCGTCAAAAGGTGAAGCCCGCAAAATGCTTCAGGGCGGCGGCGTTTCTATCAACCGAGAAAAAGCAACCGATATTGAAGAGTCAATTACG
- a CDS encoding amino acid permease translates to MSHRLFRKKSVDQILHDTQKEEGTGLAKVLGVTDLVSLGIAAIVGAGIFSTIGLASYEGGPAVSLLFVFTAFACVFTALAYAQFASTVPVSGSAYTYAYVAFGELFAWIIGWALVLEYAVSNTVIAISWSQYFVSMLEGFGLHIPAWLSMAPGYAYDAVEKMNQHGAAALTAIDQHGLDAFNNAPRIGGLPIIFDLPAGVITFLVTWLVYIGIKESQKASMIMVMIKVAIILAVIFGGIFFIKPENWTPFAPNGLKGVLGSVAAVFFAFIGFDSISTTAEECKNPQRDLPKAMIYCLLICTVLYVAITLVLTGMVNYTELNVKDPLAFVFKYVGFDHMAGIISVTSVIAITSALLVYQLAQPRIWMTMSRDGLLWKKFATIHPKYKTPSFATIVTGLVVAIPSLFFKMDFFVDLTSVGTFFAFILVCAGVLYMDYSGLSAKSKFKVPYINGKYLVGAGLLIAIVFIFSYAQETIQEWKSLTILEILEHKMLVIIFWLTWLGLGIYSFKMNFSLLPVVGILINLYLMTELGASNWIIFVIWLVIGLAVYFMYGYKHSKLNKQAQA, encoded by the coding sequence ATGTCACATAGACTTTTTCGGAAGAAAAGTGTTGATCAGATTCTGCATGACACTCAAAAAGAGGAGGGGACGGGCCTTGCAAAGGTATTGGGGGTAACAGATCTGGTTTCGTTGGGTATCGCCGCTATTGTAGGGGCTGGAATCTTCAGCACAATTGGATTGGCGAGTTATGAAGGTGGACCGGCGGTATCACTCCTCTTCGTTTTTACGGCTTTTGCCTGTGTTTTTACGGCATTGGCCTATGCGCAATTTGCTAGTACAGTTCCTGTGTCTGGCTCAGCATATACATACGCTTATGTGGCCTTTGGTGAGTTATTTGCATGGATTATAGGTTGGGCATTGGTCTTGGAGTATGCTGTTTCCAACACGGTTATTGCCATTTCCTGGTCGCAGTATTTTGTCTCCATGCTGGAGGGCTTTGGACTCCACATACCGGCTTGGTTGTCCATGGCACCAGGCTATGCTTATGATGCTGTAGAGAAGATGAACCAACATGGTGCGGCTGCACTGACCGCAATCGACCAACATGGTCTGGATGCTTTTAATAATGCACCACGAATAGGAGGACTACCTATTATTTTCGATTTACCAGCAGGTGTCATTACATTTTTGGTTACTTGGTTGGTTTATATCGGAATCAAAGAGTCCCAGAAAGCGAGTATGATTATGGTTATGATCAAGGTAGCGATTATCCTGGCCGTAATTTTTGGGGGTATATTTTTCATTAAACCTGAAAATTGGACACCTTTTGCGCCGAACGGCCTCAAAGGTGTACTCGGAAGTGTGGCCGCGGTTTTCTTTGCCTTTATCGGATTCGATTCGATCTCCACAACTGCCGAAGAGTGTAAAAACCCGCAGCGCGATCTACCTAAGGCGATGATCTATTGCCTATTGATTTGTACTGTATTGTATGTTGCTATTACCTTAGTCTTGACGGGGATGGTTAATTACACCGAATTAAATGTGAAGGATCCGCTTGCTTTCGTGTTTAAATATGTGGGCTTTGACCATATGGCCGGAATTATATCGGTGACCTCTGTGATTGCCATCACCAGTGCCTTGCTGGTGTATCAATTGGCGCAACCAAGAATCTGGATGACGATGAGTCGGGATGGTTTGTTGTGGAAGAAGTTTGCGACCATTCACCCAAAATATAAAACACCTTCGTTTGCAACTATTGTAACGGGTTTGGTGGTTGCTATCCCTTCGTTATTTTTTAAAATGGATTTCTTTGTGGATTTAACGAGCGTCGGTACCTTTTTTGCCTTTATACTTGTGTGCGCCGGTGTATTGTATATGGATTATTCGGGTTTATCGGCAAAATCCAAATTTAAAGTTCCTTACATCAACGGTAAGTATTTGGTTGGTGCAGGGCTACTGATTGCTATTGTATTTATTTTTAGCTATGCGCAAGAAACGATACAGGAGTGGAAATCGCTTACCATCCTTGAAATTCTAGAACATAAAATGTTGGTCATCATATTTTGGTTAACTTGGCTTGGACTGGGGATTTATAGCTTTAAAATGAACTTTTCCCTATTGCCTGTCGTTGGTATTCTGATCAATCTGTATTTAATGACGGAGCTGGGGGCAAGTAACTGGATAATATTTGTGATCTGGCTCGTGATTGGATTGGCTGTATATTTTATGTATGGCTATAAACATTCAAAGTTAAATAAACAGGCGCAAGCCTAG
- the rlmF gene encoding 23S rRNA (adenine(1618)-N(6))-methyltransferase RlmF, whose amino-acid sequence MADANPKKKLHPRNRHLDNYNFEELSKVEPSLKDFVIENAYKVKSIDFNNPDAVKTLNKALLKKYYHIQHWDIPKENLCPPIPGRADYIHYIADVLARDNNGEIPKGGNIHVLDIGVGANCIYPIIGHQEYGWSFVGSEIIKSAYKNAIEITRTNMSLKKSIQIRLQNNPKAIFKDIILPGEKYDVVICNPPFFSSQTEALQQSIRKTTGIKDAKIDEKPVTQAFSGQGSELWCDGGEKAFLSRMIFESQFHKDQVKWFTTLVAHREDIRFLQHKLKKINVKEIEVIRMEQGNKVSRILLWRF is encoded by the coding sequence ATGGCAGACGCTAATCCAAAAAAGAAATTACATCCTAGAAATAGACATCTCGATAACTACAATTTTGAAGAATTGAGCAAAGTGGAACCTTCGCTCAAAGATTTTGTTATAGAAAATGCGTATAAAGTAAAGTCCATCGATTTTAACAACCCCGATGCTGTTAAAACGTTAAACAAGGCACTTCTAAAAAAATATTACCACATTCAACACTGGGATATCCCCAAAGAGAATCTTTGCCCCCCTATTCCGGGCCGGGCAGATTATATTCATTATATCGCAGACGTTCTTGCAAGGGACAATAATGGTGAAATTCCAAAAGGCGGAAACATCCACGTCCTCGACATCGGTGTTGGTGCAAATTGTATCTACCCCATCATCGGACATCAGGAGTATGGATGGAGCTTTGTAGGGTCTGAAATCATCAAGAGCGCATACAAAAACGCCATCGAGATAACACGGACAAATATGAGCTTAAAAAAGAGCATACAGATCCGCCTCCAAAATAATCCGAAGGCCATATTTAAAGACATTATTCTTCCAGGGGAAAAATATGATGTGGTGATCTGTAATCCCCCATTTTTTAGTTCTCAAACCGAGGCTTTACAGCAGTCCATTCGTAAGACCACAGGTATCAAAGACGCTAAAATAGACGAAAAACCGGTCACACAGGCATTTTCTGGACAAGGAAGCGAGTTATGGTGCGATGGTGGTGAAAAAGCGTTCTTGTCACGCATGATCTTTGAAAGCCAATTTCACAAAGATCAAGTAAAATGGTTCACAACATTAGTTGCCCACCGCGAAGACATTCGCTTTCTACAACACAAACTAAAGAAAATAAACGTAAAAGAGATCGAAGTGATCCGCATGGAACAAGGTAATAAGGTAAGCCGGATCCTTTTATGGAGATTCTAA
- a CDS encoding KUP/HAK/KT family potassium transporter: MADNSHHNSINKVSFAGLLISLGIVFGDIGTSPLYVFKAIMGQGAIQKDLVLGGLSCVFWTLTLQTTVKYVWITLRADNKGEGGILSLYSLVRKRAPWLIFPAMIGAATLLADGMITPAITISSAIEGLDLKFPGLPTVPIVVTIISLLFIIQRFGTSVVGKVFGPLMTIWFTIIGVIGLSHLHLAPEVMKAINPYYAFHILITYPHSLLLIGAVFLCTTGAEALYSDMGHCGKNNIRISWIYVKITLILNYFGQGAWLLTQEGRVLGGENPFYSIMPDWFIGYGIAIATIAAVIASQAMISGSYTLISEAVRLNIWPKVAIRYPSEHKGQLYVPSINLILWVGCMIVIWVFEESSRMDAAYGLAINLTVLMTTILMGYFLAMKKVNRVLIAVFLIAYFVIELTFLIGNGVKIAHGGWLTLLLATALYITMYCWYTARKIKNRFVNFININKYYPIISELSEDKSVPPYASHLVYLTSANFKSEIEAKIIYSIINKKPKRADVYWLVHVDVMDHPHTKEYSIDQLIPGKLIRVDFKLGFREEQRISLLFRKVVEEMVKKGEIDITSQYDTLRKHNIPGDFKFVVLEKVLSKTNQMTWIEKVIMDIYGYLKKMSLSEEKGFGLDSSFVTIERVPLNFPQTSEVHLIRKD; the protein is encoded by the coding sequence ATGGCAGACAACAGTCATCACAACAGTATCAATAAGGTGAGTTTCGCCGGATTATTGATCAGTTTAGGAATCGTTTTTGGAGATATCGGAACTTCTCCATTGTATGTTTTCAAAGCAATCATGGGACAAGGAGCCATTCAAAAGGACTTAGTCTTGGGCGGGCTATCCTGTGTTTTTTGGACACTGACGCTCCAGACAACAGTAAAGTATGTTTGGATCACACTCCGGGCAGACAATAAAGGTGAAGGCGGTATCCTATCCCTCTATTCATTGGTACGCAAACGAGCCCCTTGGTTAATTTTCCCGGCGATGATCGGTGCAGCGACCTTGTTAGCGGACGGAATGATCACCCCTGCCATCACAATATCCTCGGCTATTGAAGGTTTGGATCTCAAATTCCCAGGATTACCTACAGTACCTATTGTAGTTACAATTATCTCCTTATTGTTTATTATCCAACGATTTGGAACATCTGTTGTAGGAAAGGTTTTCGGCCCATTGATGACCATCTGGTTTACAATCATTGGTGTAATCGGTTTATCTCATCTTCACCTCGCACCAGAAGTGATGAAAGCGATCAACCCCTATTATGCTTTCCATATTTTGATTACCTATCCCCATTCGCTATTACTGATCGGTGCCGTGTTTTTATGTACTACAGGTGCCGAAGCATTGTATTCGGATATGGGACACTGTGGTAAAAACAATATCCGCATCAGCTGGATCTACGTAAAAATCACACTTATACTAAATTATTTCGGACAAGGAGCCTGGTTATTGACACAGGAAGGACGTGTCCTTGGAGGTGAAAATCCGTTCTACTCAATCATGCCCGATTGGTTTATAGGCTACGGTATCGCCATCGCGACGATTGCAGCGGTCATCGCCAGTCAAGCCATGATATCCGGATCATATACCCTAATTTCGGAAGCAGTACGGTTGAATATATGGCCTAAGGTGGCTATCCGCTACCCCAGTGAACATAAAGGTCAGTTGTATGTACCATCCATCAATTTAATTTTATGGGTCGGCTGTATGATTGTCATCTGGGTTTTTGAAGAATCAAGCCGAATGGATGCAGCCTATGGTCTTGCGATCAATTTAACGGTATTGATGACCACGATTTTAATGGGATACTTCCTCGCCATGAAAAAAGTCAACCGTGTACTAATTGCGGTATTTTTGATTGCTTATTTTGTTATTGAACTAACTTTCTTAATAGGAAATGGTGTTAAAATAGCCCATGGCGGTTGGTTGACTCTTCTGCTTGCCACTGCGCTATATATAACAATGTATTGCTGGTACACAGCGCGAAAAATTAAAAATCGTTTTGTTAACTTCATTAACATCAATAAATATTACCCCATTATCTCCGAATTGAGCGAGGACAAATCGGTCCCTCCCTATGCGTCGCATTTGGTCTATCTGACAAGTGCAAATTTCAAATCCGAGATAGAGGCTAAAATTATTTATTCAATTATTAATAAAAAGCCAAAGCGTGCGGATGTATATTGGCTCGTCCACGTTGATGTGATGGATCATCCACATACAAAAGAATATTCAATCGATCAGCTTATCCCCGGTAAGTTAATACGGGTTGATTTTAAACTTGGCTTTAGAGAGGAACAGCGCATCAGTCTACTGTTCAGAAAAGTAGTTGAGGAAATGGTGAAAAAAGGTGAAATTGACATCACCAGTCAATACGACACCCTACGTAAACACAATATTCCTGGTGACTTTAAGTTTGTTGTTTTGGAAAAAGTACTCTCCAAAACCAACCAGATGACATGGATAGAAAAAGTAATTATGGACATCTATGGTTACCTCAAAAAAATGAGTTTGTCCGAAGAAAAAGGTTTTGGTTTAGATTCCAGCTTTGTTACAATTGAACGGGTTCCGCTCAATTTTCCACAGACTTCAGAGGTCCATCTCATACGGAAAGATTAA
- a CDS encoding T9SS type A sorting domain-containing protein translates to MGRNLLKAACLTLLSALTLCSGLTRVYAKSPYDHTISQHIWDGSEAFGEDNNIKETEKLINNVKVFYNPIAEQINLSFKLAKSSSVSIKVMDALGNEILQLMNGNLDSGIQNLSFEHGGKLTTGFYFVRVVAGSETVVKRFSIR, encoded by the coding sequence ATGGGGAGAAATCTACTTAAAGCAGCTTGTTTAACACTTTTATCCGCACTGACATTGTGTAGCGGGTTGACTCGGGTGTATGCAAAGTCTCCTTATGACCATACTATTTCGCAACATATTTGGGACGGCAGTGAGGCATTCGGAGAAGATAATAACATCAAGGAGACAGAGAAACTTATCAATAATGTGAAGGTTTTCTACAATCCGATTGCTGAACAAATAAATCTTTCTTTTAAATTGGCAAAATCGTCGAGTGTGTCTATCAAAGTAATGGATGCATTGGGCAATGAGATTCTCCAATTAATGAATGGTAATCTGGATTCAGGAATTCAAAATCTTTCCTTTGAGCATGGTGGAAAATTAACGACAGGATTTTACTTTGTACGTGTAGTTGCAGGTTCGGAAACCGTGGTGAAAAGATTTTCTATTCGATAA
- the ispG gene encoding (E)-4-hydroxy-3-methylbut-2-enyl-diphosphate synthase, with amino-acid sequence MDTSNMLTLPGIYCNSKVDYSRWKTREIQIGDIPMGGDNPIRIQSMTTVDTMDTMGSVEQTIRMVEAGCEYVRITAPSIKEAQNLANIKDELRRRGYKVPLVADIHFTPNAAEVAARIVEKVRVNPGNYADKKKFDQLSYTDAEYKRELDRIYQKFTPLVNICKENGTAMRIGTNHGSLSDRIMSHYGDTPEGMVESAMEFIRMCEDLSFYNLCISMKSSNPQVMVKAYRLLVEKMVSENMNYPLHLGVTEAGDGEDGRVKSAVGIGTLLEDGLGDTVRVSLTEEPEREAPVAIALVNRYSKRKANIASQPKQEIVQLSPETPHIPYASQEVNTFIGGSLVPRVVVDISKENLKDAQILTKVGYRYDILLDKYHMGEQSVDFVYLADSLPSFTMPANLKQVYNYNTWSKLTDQTNIHPLFTLEEFVKSDNKDKVLNMVKICNSDLLTPLFESLQLDKTIVFIVETDYLHGMADQRQFFRNLQEIGIDNPVIIKRSYLAEEFSGPIGDFMNPEEPISKIQLYASTDLGALLIDGLGSGIWIDSPATALENIASLSFGILQATRSRISKTEYISCPSCGRTLFDLQETTQMIRSRTNHLKGLKIGIMGCIVNGPGEMADADYGYVGAGPDKVTLYRGQQVVKKNVSSAHALDELIKIIQDDGLWIEELQQDQN; translated from the coding sequence ATGGACACAAGTAATATGTTGACATTACCTGGAATCTATTGCAATTCCAAGGTAGATTATTCGAGATGGAAAACAAGGGAAATTCAGATCGGTGATATTCCCATGGGTGGCGATAATCCCATTCGTATTCAAAGTATGACTACGGTAGATACAATGGATACGATGGGCTCAGTTGAGCAGACCATTCGAATGGTAGAGGCGGGCTGCGAATACGTTCGTATTACCGCTCCAAGTATTAAAGAAGCACAAAATTTAGCTAACATAAAAGATGAACTTCGCAGAAGAGGCTATAAGGTCCCTTTAGTCGCTGATATTCATTTTACACCAAATGCTGCCGAGGTCGCTGCGCGCATCGTCGAGAAAGTAAGGGTCAATCCCGGTAACTATGCAGACAAGAAGAAATTTGATCAGCTATCTTATACCGATGCTGAATACAAGCGCGAGTTAGATCGCATCTATCAAAAATTCACTCCGCTCGTAAATATCTGTAAGGAAAATGGCACCGCTATGCGTATTGGTACCAACCACGGCTCACTTTCGGATAGGATCATGAGTCATTATGGTGACACTCCGGAAGGGATGGTCGAATCAGCCATGGAGTTTATCCGGATGTGTGAAGATCTGAGTTTCTACAATCTCTGTATCTCCATGAAATCGTCCAACCCGCAGGTCATGGTCAAAGCCTATCGATTGCTGGTCGAAAAAATGGTTTCCGAAAACATGAACTATCCCCTACATCTCGGTGTAACTGAAGCTGGAGATGGTGAAGATGGTCGTGTAAAATCTGCCGTCGGTATCGGAACACTGTTGGAAGATGGATTGGGCGATACGGTACGTGTATCGCTAACCGAAGAGCCTGAACGGGAAGCTCCGGTCGCTATAGCACTTGTCAATAGATATAGCAAAAGAAAGGCAAACATCGCGAGTCAGCCCAAACAAGAGATTGTTCAGCTCTCTCCGGAGACACCACATATTCCTTATGCCAGCCAAGAAGTAAATACCTTCATCGGCGGCTCTTTGGTACCTAGGGTTGTGGTCGACATTTCTAAGGAAAATCTAAAGGACGCTCAGATCCTTACCAAAGTAGGTTATCGCTACGATATCCTATTAGATAAATACCACATGGGTGAGCAGTCTGTAGACTTTGTTTATCTCGCAGACAGTTTACCATCCTTTACGATGCCGGCAAATCTGAAGCAAGTATATAACTATAATACCTGGTCAAAACTTACCGATCAAACCAATATTCATCCCCTCTTTACCTTAGAAGAATTCGTAAAGTCAGACAATAAGGATAAAGTCCTGAATATGGTCAAAATCTGTAATTCAGATTTATTAACCCCATTGTTTGAATCCTTACAGCTAGACAAAACAATCGTATTTATCGTAGAAACCGATTACTTGCACGGTATGGCAGATCAAAGACAGTTCTTTCGAAATCTGCAGGAAATCGGTATTGACAATCCTGTCATTATCAAGCGTTCTTATTTAGCGGAAGAATTCTCAGGACCCATTGGTGATTTTATGAATCCCGAAGAACCGATATCAAAAATACAGCTGTACGCTTCTACAGATCTAGGGGCATTATTAATTGATGGTTTAGGTTCAGGAATTTGGATTGACTCTCCGGCAACGGCATTGGAAAATATCGCCTCACTTTCGTTCGGAATTTTACAGGCGACACGATCCAGAATATCCAAGACAGAATATATTTCCTGTCCAAGCTGTGGCAGAACCTTATTTGATCTCCAAGAAACCACGCAGATGATCCGAAGCCGTACCAATCACTTAAAAGGCTTAAAAATTGGAATCATGGGCTGTATTGTTAATGGCCCTGGAGAAATGGCAGATGCAGACTATGGTTATGTTGGGGCGGGCCCTGATAAAGTGACATTATATAGAGGTCAGCAGGTGGTTAAGAAAAATGTGAGTTCAGCCCATGCCTTAGATGAATTGATCAAGATCATTCAAGATGATGGACTGTGGATCGAAGAACTACAACAAGACCAAAATTAA
- a CDS encoding LiaI-LiaF-like domain-containing protein has product MNTRRITTGITILFIGVVLLLSQLNTISFNWVGIFRYWPLFIVLAGIRMLVPKDQQIGQFVAIGSTVVILGFLTYIGLSTPKEPLLTQLLKSKGVNINVDDPNDKTNYTTEKLNVPLDDKIHSATLNLDLGATSLRNDSSTTSEIFSAFNTSKEYLLGITVHGESADKLDINLKGKFKNKDFNSKNNNTFIALNPNILWNLNFDVGAIDARLDLSPYKIETLDIDAGATSLKLKLGQPLATTKISMDAGASSIEISIPKNAACRITSDNALSSTDYEGDFLKSEGEVKSTNYDSAAQKFDFDINGGIASIKIRRY; this is encoded by the coding sequence ATGAATACACGAAGAATAACAACTGGTATCACCATTCTCTTTATAGGAGTTGTCTTATTATTATCACAGCTCAACACAATTTCTTTCAACTGGGTAGGTATTTTTAGATACTGGCCGCTGTTTATTGTGCTTGCCGGAATTCGTATGCTCGTACCCAAAGACCAACAGATTGGACAGTTTGTCGCCATCGGTTCTACCGTCGTAATTTTAGGTTTTTTGACTTACATAGGGCTGTCGACACCAAAGGAACCACTTTTAACACAGCTTTTAAAAAGTAAAGGCGTCAACATCAATGTCGACGATCCCAACGATAAAACAAATTATACAACAGAAAAATTAAACGTCCCGCTGGATGATAAAATCCATAGTGCTACCCTAAACCTCGATTTGGGGGCCACTTCATTAAGAAATGATAGTAGCACTACTTCAGAAATCTTCTCGGCATTTAACACATCAAAAGAATATCTACTGGGCATAACTGTGCATGGAGAATCTGCAGACAAATTAGATATCAACCTAAAGGGAAAATTCAAAAACAAGGATTTTAACAGCAAAAACAACAATACGTTTATCGCATTAAACCCCAACATCCTATGGAATCTGAATTTTGATGTAGGTGCAATTGATGCCAGGTTAGATCTTTCACCCTACAAGATAGAAACATTGGATATCGATGCTGGAGCGACTAGTCTAAAGTTAAAATTAGGTCAACCGCTGGCAACAACTAAAATTTCTATGGATGCTGGAGCCTCCTCTATTGAAATCTCCATCCCCAAAAACGCGGCCTGTCGTATTACAAGCGACAATGCATTATCCTCGACAGATTATGAGGGCGATTTCCTAAAAAGTGAAGGCGAAGTAAAATCGACAAATTACGACTCTGCCGCTCAAAAATTCGATTTCGATATCAACGGTGGCATCGCGTCAATAAAAATTAGAAGATATTAA
- a CDS encoding ABC transporter permease, giving the protein MIFHHIGAYLILLKSVFKRPEKGRIYWKETVLAMTDIGIGSLGLIVIISTFIGAVMTMQIAFQMVSDLIPNSIIGSINRDSNILELGPTISGLVLMGKIGSSISSQIGSMRVTEQIDALEIMGINAPGYLILPKILAGITMIPMLVIISIVCALVGGLLGGSLSGAVTQADYILGIQDGFNGFTVTVALVKAVVFGFIITSISAYKGYNVKGGALEVGQASTEAVVVGCITILAADYVITALML; this is encoded by the coding sequence ATGATCTTTCATCACATTGGTGCATATCTCATCCTCCTGAAATCAGTTTTTAAAAGACCGGAGAAAGGTCGAATTTATTGGAAGGAAACCGTATTGGCAATGACCGATATTGGTATAGGATCTTTGGGACTTATTGTCATTATTTCTACCTTCATTGGAGCTGTTATGACCATGCAAATTGCCTTTCAGATGGTTTCGGACTTGATCCCAAATTCTATTATTGGTTCGATCAACCGGGATTCAAATATTTTGGAATTGGGACCAACGATTTCGGGGTTAGTTTTAATGGGAAAAATTGGGTCGTCTATATCTTCGCAGATCGGATCCATGCGTGTGACAGAGCAAATTGATGCCTTGGAAATTATGGGGATCAATGCCCCTGGTTATTTGATATTACCCAAAATATTGGCAGGTATCACCATGATTCCGATGTTGGTTATTATTTCCATCGTATGCGCCTTAGTTGGCGGTCTGTTGGGCGGGTCACTTTCGGGTGCTGTGACACAGGCGGATTATATTTTAGGAATTCAAGATGGTTTCAATGGTTTTACGGTGACAGTTGCCCTTGTTAAAGCTGTTGTATTTGGGTTTATTATTACCTCGATATCAGCTTATAAAGGGTATAATGTGAAGGGGGGAGCTTTGGAAGTTGGGCAAGCTAGCACAGAAGCAGTTGTCGTTGGCTGCATCACTATTCTTGCTGCAGATTATGTGATAACCGCATTAATGCTTTAA
- a CDS encoding ABC transporter ATP-binding protein encodes MIQIEDINKSFGDNHVLKGISANFEPGKVSLIIGGSGSGKSTLLKCIVGLHQPEKGKVIFDGKDFTRMNFEERVPIRKEIGMLFQNSALFDSMTVEQNIMFSLDMFTEMSKAEKLDRANHCLEQVNLEGRNKLFPAELSGGMKKRVGIARAISMNPKYLFCDEPNSGLDPETSIVIDELVLKITQELKCTTVVVTHDMNSVMGIGEYILFLYKGQKFWEGSNKDMMRSDVEELNNFVFASPLMKSAKASMGQ; translated from the coding sequence ATGATTCAAATCGAAGATATTAACAAGTCATTTGGAGACAATCACGTTCTGAAGGGTATCAGTGCAAATTTCGAACCTGGAAAAGTGAGTTTGATTATCGGGGGGTCGGGTTCCGGAAAGAGTACTTTATTGAAATGTATTGTGGGCCTGCATCAACCGGAAAAAGGAAAGGTGATTTTTGATGGCAAGGATTTTACTCGGATGAATTTTGAAGAGCGCGTTCCTATTCGAAAAGAAATAGGCATGCTTTTTCAAAATTCAGCGCTGTTTGATTCGATGACGGTCGAACAGAATATCATGTTTTCGCTGGACATGTTTACGGAGATGTCTAAAGCGGAGAAATTAGATCGGGCAAATCATTGTCTGGAACAGGTTAATCTAGAGGGAAGAAATAAATTGTTTCCTGCGGAACTATCGGGGGGGATGAAAAAGCGGGTTGGAATTGCACGGGCAATTAGTATGAACCCCAAATACCTTTTTTGTGATGAACCCAATTCGGGATTAGATCCGGAGACTTCGATTGTTATTGACGAATTGGTGCTAAAAATTACGCAAGAATTGAAATGTACGACGGTCGTTGTTACACATGATATGAATTCTGTGATGGGAATCGGTGAGTATATTTTGTTTCTCTATAAGGGACAGAAATTCTGGGAAGGTTCCAATAAGGATATGATGCGATCGGATGTGGAAGAATTGAACAACTTTGTTTTTGCAAGTCCATTAATGAAAAGTGCTAAGGCTTCAATGGGGCAATAA